The DNA window CGACGTACTCGCGGCTCTCGAAGGCGCCAATGCCCATGCCTGCCGCCTTGGTCGATTCGAACGGTTTGAACAGGCGCTCGCGGATGAACTCCGGCGTCATGCCCTGCCCGGTATCGCTGATTTCGATCAAGACTTCCTCCCCATCGCGGCGCAGCCGCAGCGCCACCTCGCCGTCGTGCGGCGTGGCCTCGATGGCATTTTGCAGCAGATGGCCCAGCACCCGCTCCAGGCGGCCGTGCGCCGCCATCACGCACAGGCCGGGCTCATCGCAGCGCAACACCGGCCTGGGCATGGTGCTGCCGCGCAGGGCCACCATTTGCGCCAGCATGGTCGCCAGCTCAATCGGCCCGGCCGCCTCGGGGGCGTCGCTGCGTTGCAGCTTTTGCAGCATCAGCTTCATTTTCTGTACGCCATGTTCGACTGTGTCGAGCATGTCTTGCTGGAATTCGGGATTGTCCAGATGCAGTTTGGCGTTCGGTATCATCAGAGACAACTGCGCCACCAGGTTCTTCAGGTCGTGGACGATGAAGGTCGACATACGGTGGAACGACTCGAACTGGCGCGCGGTCATCAGGGCGGTCGTGGTTTCCTGCAGCGCCAGATAACCCGCCACTTGGCTGGCGGCCACCTTCAACAGGTCGATCACCTCCCAGTTCAGGCGCAGCGCGCTGCGCGGCTCCTGCAACAGCAACACGCCGAACAGGCGGTCCTGCAACATCAACGGCACCACCAGCCGGGCGCGCGGCAAGCGCGACAGCCATGCCGGCACCGATGCCCGCTGCACGGGCTCGCCAAGGTCAATCACCCACTGGTTACGCTCGATCGACTGGCAGAAGGCGGCGTCCCCTTCCTGCTCCCCCTTCTGGGCCCCGCCGCTCGCGGCCGCCGGCGGCACCGTCATCTGGCATTGCGCGGCCAGGGTGAAACGCTCGCCGTCGCGCCAGATCCACAGCGCGCCGCCGGGACTTTCCACCAGTTGTGCGACCGCCTCGATGGCGCGCTCGGCCGGTCCCGGAGTCTGCTGCGACAGCTTGCGCGTAAAGCCCAGCCATTCCTCGCGGTAATCGTAGTCGTAGCGGTAAAAGTGCTTGCTGATGAAGACCTTGAGGCGCGAGCGGAAGGTGCCGGAAAACAGCACGCCGGCCAGCAGCAGCATGGCGCCGAACAGGAAGCCGACCTGTATCAGACCGCCCCAGTTGCCGCCGACATAGCGCAAGTAGTAGCCGACGGCGCCCATCGTCATCAGATAGGCGGCCGATCCCAGCAGCGCGGCGGAATGGAACATGGCCTGGCGCGACAGCAGCATGCCGCTGGGCCAGGACGCGCTGCGGGCCACCGCCACGGCGATCAGCGGCACGGTCAGCGCGTTGACCACGCCGCGCGCGGCCCAGATGTCGGCGCTGACGCGGCGCACCAGCATGGCGTCGCAGTACAGATAGAAATCGTAGGCGAAGATGCCGCCGATGCCCAGGCAGGCGTACTTGACGGCCCACTGGCTTTGCGCATCCTTCTGGCGGTACAACTGCTCGACCAGCACCATGCCGGCCACCGCCATGACGGTGCGCATGGCCAGCAGAACCGCCAGCGCCAGCCCTTCCACCTCGGCCAGCTTTTCGGCCTCGGCCAAGCGCCAGCCCGGCAACAGCGCCAGCAAGATCGCGATGCCATAGCCGGCGCAATAGCCATACCAGCGCCATCTGGCATCGGCGCGCGGATAGCCGAGCAGGCGCAAAATGAAGAAGCTGCAAGCGGCGTTGCGGGCTACCTCCATGACGTCGACCCAGCGCCCGGCGCCAGCCAGGCCGGCGGCGTCGGCGGCGATCAGCGCGGCCCAGGCGGCGCAGCACAGGCAAGCCAGCAGCAGCGCGCCCGCGTGGCGGCGCCGGCTCCAGCCGCCGAGCAGCAGCGCGGCGAGCGCCAGGAACGCGAGCGCGGCCAGCCCGTAACTGAGGCTGTCTATGCGGCCGTGCATCACGCCCCCACCAGGCACCTAGCGGCCGCCGCCGAACAGCACCACTTTGAGGGTGTCGATCAGCACCAGCACGTCCAGGAACAGGCTGTTGTTCTTCACGTAGTACAAATCGTACTGCAGCTTCTGGATGGCGTCGGAGACCGAGGCGCCGTAGCCGTAGCGCACTTGGGCCCAACCGGTGATGCCCGGCTTGATGCTGTGGCGCAGCTGGTAGAAGCGCAGTTGCGCGTTGAGCTGGTCGACGAAATACGGCCGCTCCGGGCGCGGTCCGACAAAGCTCATCTCGCCCTTGAACACGTTAAGCAGCTGCGGCAGCTCGTCGATGCGGCACTTGCGGATGATGTTGCCGATCCGGGTCACACGCGGATCGCGCACCATCGCCCACTGCGGCGCGCCGGCTTGCTCGGCGTTGATGCCCATGCTGCGGAATTTAAGAATGAAGAAGCGGCGGCCGTCCTTGCCCACCCGCTCCTGCTGATAAAACACCGGCCCGCCGTCCTCGAAGCGGATCGCGGCCGCCGTCAGCAACATCACCGGCAGCGCCAGCGCCAGGATGACGGCGCTAACCACCAGGTCGAACACACGCTTCATGACGATGCGCACGGGGCTCTGGTCGAAGCCGCCGCCGAACACCAGCCAGCTCGGTTGCAGCGAGTCGACCCGGATCTGGCCGCTTTCGCGCTCGAAGAAGGTGGTGGCGTCGATCACCTTGATGCCATGCAGCTTGCACTCGAGCAGGTCCTTGATCGGCAAGGCGCCGCCGCGCCGTTCCTGCACGGTGACGACGATCTCGCGCGCCTTGTAGCGCCGCGCGAGTTCGACCAGCGAGTCGCCCAGGTCCATGTCGAGCAAGGCGCCGGTATTGACGCAGCAAGCCTCGTTCGGCGTGGCGACGTAGCCTGCGATCTGGTATTTCTGGTAGCTGCCGGTGTTGGCGGCCAGCTCGCCGCACTCCTTGGCGACGGCGCCGTGGCCGAGGAAGATCAGCCGAGACGTCAGCATCTTGGACTGCGAACCGCTGACGAACATGGCCCGCACCAGCACCACACCGGCCAGCGCGATAGCCAGCACCAGCAGCAACACCCCGCGCCCGACGTACAGGCTCGGCGCCACGTAGAACACCACCGCCAGGATGCCGACGGCCATCGCGAACGCCGGCAGTAGTTGCAGGAACAGGCGTGGGCGGAAGCCCTGCGCCAGGTCCTGGTGGTACATGCCGAAGGTGCTCATGCTAAAGACGATCGCCAGCGCGAACGTCAGCGCCGAGGCCATGAGATTGTGTAGCGGCGGCGCGCCGGTGCCCGCCGGCAGCAGCAGGATCGCCGCGCCCGCGTGGAAGGCCGCCATTAACATCATTATCTCGATCAACAGCAGACTGGCCGCCACCTTCGACACGTAGTGATTTGAAATTTTCAGCATACCGTATCCCCAACCAACATGGACTGCAACGTTGAGAGCTATCGGCGCCGTTACCGCCGGCGTCGCGCCCTTCTGGTCTCCCCTACCGCGTACTTAGACTGTCGACATACCAGTCCATCGCCACCGCCAGGCCTTCCTGGATGCGGTGTGTGGGCTCGTAGCCGAGTCGCTTACGGGCCTTGTCGATGTCGGCCTGCGAGTGCCGCACATCGCCGGGCCGGAAATCCGTGTACTGCGGCGTATGGCCGCCGAGCCGTGGAAAGCGCGGCTCCAGCAACGCGCACATCATCGCGTGCAGCTGCTTGAGCGACGTGCGCTCGTTCAGCGCGACGTTGTAGACCTGGTTGGCCGCGGCAGGATCGGTGCTGCACGCCGCCAGCAGGTTGGCCTGGATCACGTTGTCGATGTAGCAGAAGTCGCGGCTGGTCTCGCCGTCGCCGTTGATGCGCACCGGGGCGTCGGCGATCAGCGCCGCCACCCACTGCGGAATCACGGCGGCGTAGGCGCCGTTCGGGTCCTGGCGCGGGCCGAAGACGTTGAAGTAGCGCAGGCCGATGGTATCCATGCCGTAGCAGCGCCCGAACACTTCCGCGTACAACTCGTTGACATATTTGGTCACCGCGTACGGCGACAGCGGCCGGCCGATCTGCTCCTCGATTTTGGGCAGGGCCGGATGGTCGCCGTAGGTGGAGCTGGAGGCGGCGTAGACAAACCGTTTAACCTTGGCGTCGCGCGCGGCGGTGAGCATGTTCAGGAAGCCGCCGACGTTGGTGGCGTTGGTGGCGGCCGGGTCTTCGATGGAACGGGCCACCGAACCGAGCGCCGCCTGATGCAATACGTAGTCGACGCCCTCGCAGGCGCGGATGCAATCGCCCGGCACGCGGATGTCGCCGTTGACGAAATAGAAGTTGGCCCAGGCAGACTCGCCGACCAGCGCGCGCACCTGGTCGAGGTTGTGCTGATGGCCGGTGGCGAAGTTGTCCATGCCGGTGACGCGCTGGCCCAGCCGCAGCAGCGCCTCGACCAGGTTGGAGCCGATGAAACCGGCGGCGCCGGTCACCAGCCAGCGTTTCGAGTTGGCGGGCAGCTCATGCAGCAGCGCGGCGTACGCCGTCGCGCCTCGGGTGTGGTCATCCATGATCACAGGCGCCAGACGCAGTGTCCCGCTTGGGCGAGTTTGGCGGTGTCGAACGCCGATTTGATGTCGATGAAGCAGCCCCGCGGGGTCAACTTCGCCTGCAATTCGCCGATCGGCATGGCCAGCAGTTCGCGGTGCGGCACGGCGGCGACGATGGCGTCGGCGCGCGGCAGGTAGTCCCAGCCTTCGAGCTCGATGCCGTATTCATGATAGGCCTCGGCGCTGGCGGCCACCGGATCGTGCACGTGCACCTCGACGCCGTAGGATTTCAGTTCGGCGACGATGTCGGCCACCTTGGAGTTGCGCAGGTCGGGACAGTTTTCCTTGAACGTCAGGCCCAGCACGTTGACGCGCGCGCCTTTGACGTAGCAGCCGGCCGCGATCATGCTCTTGACGGTTTTCTCGGCCACGAACTTGGCCATGCCGTCGTTGATGCGGCGCCCGGCCAGGATCACTTCCGGGTGGTAGCCCAGGGTCGCGGCCTTGTGGGTCAGGTAGTAGGGATCGACGCCGATGCAGTGGCCGCCGACCAGGCCCGGACGGAACGGCAGGAAGTTCCACTTGGTGCCGGCCGCTTCCAGCACTTCGAGTGTGTCGATGCCGATGCGGTCGAACAGGATGGCCAGCTCGTTCATCAGCGCGATGTTGAGGTCGCGCTGGGTGTTTTCGATGACCTTGGCCGCCTCGGCCACCTTGATGCTGGAGGCGCGGTAGACGCCGGCCGTGACGATCGACTCATACAACGCCGCGACCTTCTCCAAGGTGTCGGCGTCGTCGCCGGAGACGACCTTGAGGATGGTGGTCAGCGTGTGTTCCTTGTCGCCCGGGTTGATGCGCTCGGGCGAGAAGCCGACGTGGAAATCCTCGCGCCATTTCAGGCCCGAGTGCTTCTCCAGCAGCGGGATGCAGACCTCCTCGGTGGCGCCAGGATAAACGGTT is part of the Oxalobacteraceae bacterium OTU3CAMAD1 genome and encodes:
- the prsK gene encoding PEP-CTERM system histidine kinase PrsK, which translates into the protein MHGRIDSLSYGLAALAFLALAALLLGGWSRRRHAGALLLACLCCAAWAALIAADAAGLAGAGRWVDVMEVARNAACSFFILRLLGYPRADARWRWYGYCAGYGIAILLALLPGWRLAEAEKLAEVEGLALAVLLAMRTVMAVAGMVLVEQLYRQKDAQSQWAVKYACLGIGGIFAYDFYLYCDAMLVRRVSADIWAARGVVNALTVPLIAVAVARSASWPSGMLLSRQAMFHSAALLGSAAYLMTMGAVGYYLRYVGGNWGGLIQVGFLFGAMLLLAGVLFSGTFRSRLKVFISKHFYRYDYDYREEWLGFTRKLSQQTPGPAERAIEAVAQLVESPGGALWIWRDGERFTLAAQCQMTVPPAAASGGAQKGEQEGDAAFCQSIERNQWVIDLGEPVQRASVPAWLSRLPRARLVVPLMLQDRLFGVLLLQEPRSALRLNWEVIDLLKVAASQVAGYLALQETTTALMTARQFESFHRMSTFIVHDLKNLVAQLSLMIPNAKLHLDNPEFQQDMLDTVEHGVQKMKLMLQKLQRSDAPEAAGPIELATMLAQMVALRGSTMPRPVLRCDEPGLCVMAAHGRLERVLGHLLQNAIEATPHDGEVALRLRRDGEEVLIEISDTGQGMTPEFIRERLFKPFESTKAAGMGIGAFESREYVAELGGRLEVHSVPLRGTTFRVVLPGWRAADVPVAA
- a CDS encoding TIGR03013 family PEP-CTERM/XrtA system glycosyltransferase — translated: MLKISNHYVSKVAASLLLIEIMMLMAAFHAGAAILLLPAGTGAPPLHNLMASALTFALAIVFSMSTFGMYHQDLAQGFRPRLFLQLLPAFAMAVGILAVVFYVAPSLYVGRGVLLLVLAIALAGVVLVRAMFVSGSQSKMLTSRLIFLGHGAVAKECGELAANTGSYQKYQIAGYVATPNEACCVNTGALLDMDLGDSLVELARRYKAREIVVTVQERRGGALPIKDLLECKLHGIKVIDATTFFERESGQIRVDSLQPSWLVFGGGFDQSPVRIVMKRVFDLVVSAVILALALPVMLLTAAAIRFEDGGPVFYQQERVGKDGRRFFILKFRSMGINAEQAGAPQWAMVRDPRVTRIGNIIRKCRIDELPQLLNVFKGEMSFVGPRPERPYFVDQLNAQLRFYQLRHSIKPGITGWAQVRYGYGASVSDAIQKLQYDLYYVKNNSLFLDVLVLIDTLKVVLFGGGR
- a CDS encoding NAD-dependent epimerase/dehydratase family protein translates to MDDHTRGATAYAALLHELPANSKRWLVTGAAGFIGSNLVEALLRLGQRVTGMDNFATGHQHNLDQVRALVGESAWANFYFVNGDIRVPGDCIRACEGVDYVLHQAALGSVARSIEDPAATNATNVGGFLNMLTAARDAKVKRFVYAASSSTYGDHPALPKIEEQIGRPLSPYAVTKYVNELYAEVFGRCYGMDTIGLRYFNVFGPRQDPNGAYAAVIPQWVAALIADAPVRINGDGETSRDFCYIDNVIQANLLAACSTDPAAANQVYNVALNERTSLKQLHAMMCALLEPRFPRLGGHTPQYTDFRPGDVRHSQADIDKARKRLGYEPTHRIQEGLAVAMDWYVDSLSTR
- a CDS encoding nucleotide sugar dehydrogenase; this translates as MENTNVVAVIGLGYVGLPLAVEFGKRRNTVGFDLSAKKIQHYRDGVDPTGEVSEAQLRAAEGLRYTDDPAELAEADYFVVAVPTPVDNAHNPDFTALAGASETVGRHMKKGAIVVFESTVYPGATEEVCIPLLEKHSGLKWREDFHVGFSPERINPGDKEHTLTTILKVVSGDDADTLEKVAALYESIVTAGVYRASSIKVAEAAKVIENTQRDLNIALMNELAILFDRIGIDTLEVLEAAGTKWNFLPFRPGLVGGHCIGVDPYYLTHKAATLGYHPEVILAGRRINDGMAKFVAEKTVKSMIAAGCYVKGARVNVLGLTFKENCPDLRNSKVADIVAELKSYGVEVHVHDPVAASAEAYHEYGIELEGWDYLPRADAIVAAVPHRELLAMPIGELQAKLTPRGCFIDIKSAFDTAKLAQAGHCVWRL